A part of Variovorax sp. HW608 genomic DNA contains:
- a CDS encoding acyltransferase family protein, which yields MNRAAPAAKRAASRMPLLDAVKGLACLLIVGHHLSRYGPLPEGAATLAPGVFDWLSQYGRLAVQVFLVLAGFLAAGSLAPDGKLRIDRPLARIFQRYGRLVMPYLAALTFSVIVAALVRPWLDDEAVPGPPVMAQLIAHGLLLQDLLGFEALSTGVWYVAIDFQLFVLALAAIGLSEVLQRRLAMRPETSRRLMVGFVLLLVVSSLAVFNRHAELDSTALYFFGSYGLGMFVFWIGRATRRSTWGFAVLVLALLGTAALALDWRSRIATAWITALAVAVIQHLDGLEPSAWPAFGEPLVRLGRISYSLFLIHFPVLLLVSAMVSHFMRVTPWVGMGGLLATVALSIGAAFLLYRFVESRPATWRGVLGLFVGLLACGAVVSLIAA from the coding sequence ATGAACCGCGCCGCGCCAGCGGCGAAGCGCGCCGCCAGCCGCATGCCGCTGCTGGACGCAGTGAAGGGACTCGCCTGCCTGCTGATCGTCGGCCACCACCTGTCGCGCTACGGTCCGCTGCCTGAAGGCGCGGCGACGCTCGCGCCCGGCGTCTTCGACTGGCTGTCGCAGTACGGGCGGCTGGCGGTGCAGGTGTTCCTGGTGCTGGCCGGTTTTCTCGCGGCAGGCAGCCTCGCGCCCGACGGCAAGCTGCGCATCGACCGCCCGCTCGCCAGGATCTTCCAGCGCTACGGCCGGCTCGTGATGCCGTACCTCGCGGCGCTGACCTTCAGCGTGATCGTGGCCGCGCTGGTGCGGCCCTGGCTCGACGACGAAGCGGTGCCCGGACCGCCGGTGATGGCGCAACTGATCGCCCACGGCCTGTTGCTGCAGGACCTGCTGGGCTTCGAGGCGCTGTCCACCGGCGTCTGGTACGTGGCGATCGACTTCCAGCTCTTCGTGCTGGCGCTCGCGGCGATCGGCCTGTCGGAGGTGCTCCAGCGGCGCCTGGCCATGCGGCCCGAGACGTCGCGCCGGCTGATGGTGGGTTTTGTTCTGCTGCTCGTGGTCTCGTCGCTGGCCGTGTTCAACCGGCATGCGGAGCTCGATTCGACCGCGCTCTATTTCTTCGGCTCGTACGGCCTGGGCATGTTCGTCTTCTGGATCGGACGCGCGACGCGGCGCAGCACCTGGGGCTTCGCGGTGCTGGTGCTCGCACTGCTCGGCACCGCGGCGCTGGCGCTCGACTGGCGCAGCCGGATCGCGACAGCCTGGATCACGGCGCTGGCGGTGGCGGTCATCCAGCACCTCGATGGGCTGGAGCCATCGGCATGGCCGGCGTTCGGCGAGCCGCTGGTGCGGCTCGGGCGCATCTCGTATTCGCTGTTCCTCATCCACTTCCCGGTGCTGCTCTTGGTGAGCGCGATGGTGAGTCACTTCATGCGCGTCACGCCGTGGGTCGGCATGGGCGGCCTGCTGGCGACCGTTGCGCTGTCGATCGGGGCCGCGTTTCTGCTGTATCGCTTCGTCGAATCGCGGCCGGCGACGTGGCGCGGCGTGCTGGGCCTGTTCGTGGGCCTGCTGGCCTGCGGCGCGGTGGTTTCGCTGATCGCTGCCTAG
- a CDS encoding glycosyltransferase family 4 protein, which yields MKILSITPTYFPEVGGIESVVRELATRMSAHGTQVDVAHVSPRHAAFSVSRVDGIDVYCVPVSGNRLVGYARGFGELASGYDLLHVHDPQLMMLTGNVLLQCRRIPAILSTHGGFRHTRKLRAFKWVHEHFLMRPLLKHYRRVLAVSESDADYFGHFSRRVHKAENGIAYAKFQRGRTTGTPDPTRWIYWGRWSRNKRIDAVIDTVALARDNGIAIDLLIAGPDFDQLGDSFKARIEALRLGDAVRLHPYIEDDRLIAELQQRTVFITGSEYEGFGVGILEAMAAGKIVACRDMEPINGFVAPGVNGFFLDFDGGAKDLEVVRRIAGLDDGQCRAMSEAAQATAKRYDWDSVARQFSEHYASALGR from the coding sequence TTGAAGATCCTGTCCATCACGCCCACGTACTTCCCCGAGGTGGGCGGGATCGAGTCCGTGGTCCGGGAGCTGGCCACCCGAATGTCCGCCCACGGCACGCAGGTGGACGTGGCGCACGTGTCGCCCAGGCACGCGGCTTTCTCCGTGAGCCGCGTGGACGGCATCGACGTCTATTGCGTCCCCGTGTCGGGCAACCGGCTGGTGGGCTATGCGCGCGGCTTCGGCGAGCTCGCGTCGGGCTACGACCTGCTGCATGTGCACGATCCGCAGCTCATGATGCTCACCGGCAACGTGCTGCTGCAATGCCGCCGCATCCCCGCGATCCTGAGCACGCACGGCGGGTTCCGGCACACGCGCAAGCTGCGCGCCTTCAAGTGGGTGCACGAGCATTTCCTGATGCGGCCGCTCTTGAAGCATTACCGGCGCGTGCTCGCAGTGAGCGAATCGGATGCGGATTACTTCGGTCACTTTTCCCGGCGTGTCCACAAGGCGGAGAACGGCATCGCCTATGCCAAATTCCAGCGCGGCCGCACGACCGGCACACCCGACCCGACACGGTGGATCTACTGGGGCCGCTGGTCGCGCAACAAGCGCATCGACGCGGTGATCGACACCGTCGCCCTGGCGCGCGACAACGGCATCGCCATCGACCTGCTCATCGCGGGCCCGGACTTCGACCAGCTCGGCGACAGCTTCAAGGCCAGGATCGAGGCCCTGCGGCTGGGCGACGCGGTGCGCCTGCATCCCTACATCGAGGACGACCGGCTGATCGCCGAACTGCAGCAGCGCACGGTCTTCATCACCGGCAGCGAGTACGAGGGCTTCGGCGTCGGCATCCTCGAAGCGATGGCCGCCGGCAAGATCGTCGCCTGCCGCGACATGGAGCCGATCAACGGCTTCGTGGCGCCCGGGGTCAACGGCTTCTTCCTGGACTTCGACGGCGGCGCCAAAGACCTCGAGGTGGTGCGCCGGATCGCGGGCCTCGATGACGGGCAATGCCGCGCGATGTCGGAGGCCGCGCAAGCGACCGCCAAGCGCTATGACTGGGATTCGGTCGCCCGGCAGTTCAGCGAGCACTACGCCAGCGCCCTGGGCCGCTAG
- the cydD gene encoding thiol reductant ABC exporter subunit CydD, whose protein sequence is MSSPVPPTAGLRSLATDRVGNLIQGMAALFWLPQAALLAWAVQRLGDGEGFDSVLIPAAGILLLGLLRSACEAWGSRRVYAAARSGLSALRAHVAAALAARSPIDRARPASGLAASVIAEQAEAVVPYLVRYGPARSRAVVVPIVIAALVASLSWLAALILLIAAPLIPIFMAIVGWRAKAASEAQMVEMGGMNAFLLDRLRGLATLRALDAVDATAKRLGEGAEGLRLRTMAVLRIAFLSSAVLELFSALGVAMVAAHVGFHLLGTFEFGTWGRRLTLGEGMFVLLLAPAFFEPLRDLSAAWHDRAAGEAALGSLDALSAEGVPLPGAGAAASASSPPRVVSGAPTLSIRDLHYAQPGGDVLFEGYELRVAAGEHVALMGPSGSGKTALLSLIAGLVHPQHGEIAIGGTPLTDRTAAALRARIAWMGQKPHVFAGSVHANVALGRGGVDAKDVEAAMQFAVLDEVAQAHPGMSLGEGGSGLSGGEAVRLALARVAVHREADLLLVDEPTAHLDTQIAERVADALIELARGKTLIAVTHDPILAARMHRTIRLDAAPRREAA, encoded by the coding sequence GTGAGCTCACCCGTACCGCCAACCGCCGGCCTGCGTTCCCTCGCCACCGATCGGGTCGGGAATCTGATCCAAGGCATGGCCGCGCTGTTCTGGCTGCCGCAGGCGGCCTTGCTGGCGTGGGCGGTGCAGCGCCTGGGTGACGGCGAGGGCTTCGACTCGGTCCTCATCCCGGCGGCGGGCATCCTGCTGCTGGGCCTGTTGCGTTCCGCCTGCGAGGCCTGGGGTTCGCGCCGGGTGTATGCGGCCGCGCGCTCCGGGCTTTCGGCATTGCGTGCACACGTGGCTGCCGCGCTCGCCGCGAGATCGCCGATCGACCGCGCGCGCCCGGCCTCGGGCCTTGCCGCCAGCGTGATCGCGGAGCAAGCCGAGGCGGTGGTGCCCTACCTCGTGCGCTACGGGCCCGCGCGCTCGCGAGCCGTGGTCGTTCCCATCGTGATCGCCGCCCTGGTGGCGAGCCTGTCGTGGCTCGCTGCGCTGATCCTGCTGATCGCCGCGCCGCTGATCCCCATCTTCATGGCCATCGTCGGCTGGCGCGCGAAGGCCGCGAGCGAAGCGCAGATGGTCGAGATGGGCGGCATGAACGCCTTCCTGCTGGATCGCCTTCGCGGCCTCGCGACCCTGCGGGCACTCGATGCCGTGGATGCCACCGCGAAGCGCCTCGGCGAAGGCGCAGAGGGCCTGCGCCTGCGCACGATGGCGGTGCTGCGCATCGCCTTTCTCTCGTCCGCGGTGCTCGAGCTGTTCTCGGCGCTCGGTGTCGCGATGGTGGCGGCCCATGTCGGCTTCCATCTGCTCGGCACCTTCGAATTCGGCACCTGGGGCCGGCGGCTGACGCTCGGCGAAGGGATGTTCGTGCTGCTGCTCGCGCCCGCCTTCTTCGAGCCCTTGCGCGATCTCTCCGCCGCGTGGCATGACCGGGCGGCGGGCGAGGCCGCCCTGGGTTCGCTCGATGCGCTTTCGGCAGAAGGCGTGCCCCTGCCCGGTGCTGGTGCGGCGGCTTCTGCGTCTTCGCCGCCGAGGGTCGTGTCCGGCGCACCCACGCTGAGTATTCGCGACCTGCACTACGCGCAGCCGGGCGGCGATGTGCTCTTCGAAGGCTACGAGTTGCGCGTGGCCGCGGGCGAGCATGTCGCACTGATGGGCCCGAGCGGTTCCGGCAAGACGGCCTTGTTGAGCCTCATTGCGGGACTCGTGCATCCGCAGCACGGCGAGATCGCGATCGGCGGCACGCCATTGACCGATCGCACGGCAGCAGCGCTGCGCGCGCGCATCGCATGGATGGGCCAGAAGCCGCATGTGTTCGCCGGATCGGTGCATGCCAATGTCGCGCTCGGGCGCGGCGGCGTGGACGCGAAGGATGTCGAAGCCGCGATGCAGTTCGCCGTGCTCGACGAGGTGGCGCAGGCGCATCCGGGCATGTCGCTCGGCGAGGGCGGCAGCGGCCTTTCCGGCGGCGAGGCGGTGCGGCTGGCACTCGCGCGCGTCGCGGTGCATAGAGAGGCCGACCTGCTGCTGGTGGATGAGCCGACCGCGCACCTCGACACCCAGATCGCCGAGCGTGTCGCCGATGCGCTGATCGAGCTCGCGCGCGGCAAGACCCTCATCGCCGTGACGCACGACCCGATCCTGGCGGCGCGCATGCATCGCACGATCCGGCTCGACGCCGCACCCCGCCGGGAGGCCGCATGA